DNA from Arthrobacter sp. FW305-BF8:
CGTTGATTACACGGTGAAGGAACTGACAGACGAGACATACGGAGGGATTTTCCGCGCCGGCCCGGACCGCCTTCGAACAGCAGGACGAAAAGGATTCCCCCAGGTTGTCGTACCCGGCGCCGTGGAGGTGCTGAACTTCGGAGCCCTTGCGACGGTACCTCAGGAGTATAGAGATGGAAGCCGGCCGCTCCTCCAACACAACGCGGAGGTTACGGCCGTGCGAATCAATGCCGGGGAACTGATGGATGTTGCAGGAATACTGGCGGAGCACCTCAACCAGGCCACAGGCCCTGCGTGCGTGGTCATTCCGGCTAAGGGCTTCGACAGCTACGCCGTGGAGGGAGGCCCCTTCGAAGACCCCGCTGCGGACGCGTCCTTCGTCCTCGAACTCGAGAGACGGCTTCGTCCCGGCATCGAAGTCGTTACCGCTGCCACGCACGCGAACGATCCGGTTTTCGCCGATCTGGTAGCAGATGCTTTCATACGCATCGCACGGCCGGTGTCATCGGCTGCAACCGCTCCTGCGGTGAGAAAGGAAGAGCAATGGATAAACAAACTGGCTGGCGAATAATCGTCGGAGCAGATGAGGCCGGGCTTCAGTACAAAGACAGGATCCTCAAGGACCTGCAAAGCGATCCACGAGTGGCTTCCGTCTCTGACCTCAGTATCCACGACGGCCCAGGAACCCCTTACCCCCAGGTAGGGATAAAAGCCGCGACCGCCATCCTGGAAGGACGGGCAGACAGGGCAGTGCTTATTTGCGGAACGGGCATCGGCATGGCCATCAGCGCCAACAAGGTTCGGGGCGTACGTGCGACCACGGTCGCGGACAGCTTCAGCTGCGAAAGATCCGTCCTGTCCAACGACTGCCAGGTAATCGCACTGGGCCAGCGCGTCATAGGACTGGAACTTGCCCGCCGGCTCGTATCGGAATGGCTTGATTACAAGTTTGACAGCTCCAGCCCCTCCCGACAGAAAGTCGCCCTTATCGAGGACTTCGAAGCATGTGGCGGACCAGCAAATCAGTAGCACAACTGCGGGCCATCCGGCAGTTCATCGTCGGTGAGACGGCGGGCCGCACCAGGAGAGCCGCGCCCACCGGCAGAACAACGACGACGGGGCGCGCGGAGTAGAGACCGCCTAGCAATATGGTCCCCGCCGCTGCCCGTGGGTGCGGAGCCGGCGTTGCTAGTTCATTCAGCGGCCGCCAAAGTAAGTGCCGCCGGACCCGGCTCTCCGACGCGACCAGCAGCACGACACGGCGAAACGAAACCCTGCAGTGATGGCGAGAGGATGCGGTTCGCGGCGCCTCGGCCCGGGAAGGAGTGGCCCACGGCCGAGGCGCCGCATCTTAAGCTTCCTTTCCACAGGCATGGGCGCGCTAACTGTGGTAAATGGGTTTAGCTTACACTGGTGTTAGCCGGGCGTTGGGTACGAGGTGTAACGTCACCGCTGCATCTACAGGATAAATTCGACGCCGCACAGGAGATTGTGAAATGAAGGTACGCCGGCGGCCCAGCATCCGGGACATCGCGGACGCGGCGGGCGTTTCACCCGCGACCGTGTCACTCGCGCTGAACAACGTTCGCGGTGCGAGGATCGCTGACGCGACCCGTCTCAAGGTGGAGAAAATCGCTGCGGAGCTAGGTTACGCCCCCAACGGGCTGGCTCAGGCATTGCGTACGAACCGCTCCCACACTCTGGCTCTTATCAGCGAGGAAATCGCTACAGTTCCATATGCCGGCCGTCTCATCCGTGGCGCCCAGGAAGCAGCTTCCAAACACGGTTGGATAATGCTGATCATGAGTACGGGGGGAGCAAAGGACGTAGAAGAGAGAGAAATCGAGGCAGTCTGGCGGCACCAGGTGGACGGCGTAATCTACGCCGATACAGCACACCGCTTTCTCGAGATACCTGAGGCTTTGAATGGAAAGCCCGTATTCCTAGCGAACGCAGAGGCCACACAGGGTGACTTCTGGTCCGTGTTTCCTGACGAGATCCAGGGCGGGTATATAGCAACCCGTGAACTTATCGATGCAGGTCACAGGGGGATCGGATTCGTCAGCACAGCAATGGACATACCGGCGCGCTCCGGCAGGCTCCAAGGGTACCGAACGGCGCTGGAGGAGTCCGGCATTCGTTTTGACCCAAACCTGGTCATCGAAGAGGCGTCCTCGTTCGCGGAGGACGGCTACCGGGGGACTCTCAGCCTCTTCTCGAGAAAGAAAAGGCCAACGGCCATCTTCTGCTTCAATGACCGCATGGCTATGGGAGCTTACCGCGCCGCCGCGGAACTGGGCCTACTGATTCCGAGGGACTTATCCGTAGTGGGCTTCGATAATCAGGAAATTGTAGCTGAGGCCCTGTCGCCGCAGCTGACTACGGTGGCCCTTCCCTACTACGAGATGGGGGCAATGGCAGTGGAAGCAGCGATCGCGGAACTTCAGGACGGCCCCACGGGCAAGAACCCCGGAGCTATCCCAAACACTCTCATCAAACGTGATTCCGTGGCGTTGGTCCGATAAGCATGCATTCCCGTGCCCCCGTCATCGAGGATCCTGACGGTCGGCACGGGTGCCCGTATCCGCCATCCCCGGGTGCAGGTCCTAAATCCCTCAGACCCGGGCAAGAAACCACCATCGACGAACTCGCCCCACTCGCAGAGGACGTCAAGCTCAGCGACGAGGACGCACCCTGGCTGTTGTCCATGGCTAAGCCTGGACGACATCTCACAACGCATTCTTCGGACTGCTGCAGGACCCGTCCGCGCCACCAAGGGGAGCGGAGGGAAGCTTTGCTCACCATGCCAGCTGCACGGGTCGTAGTTCCCGCGGCCAGGTTTGCCGGGTGGTCACCCGCGCAATTCATCCATGTGCCCTTATGTGCGGACTCCCCAGTGCGCTTGCCCTGACTGCCCACGATGGCTAAAAGGCACAGCTGCACTGGCAGGCTTACAAGAGGGGACCGCTCCGGATCCGGTCCCCTCTTGCGGACCGGATACTAAGGAGTCGGGCGGATGGCGGTATCCGGGCTGTAGGACGCGACCGTGGACTCGGCCCCGCTGTCGAGCACCTTGGATCGCGTGGCCGACGCGTCGATGACGACGTGCTGGGAAGCCTCCGCAGCCTTCTTTTGGCGTTGACTTCACCTCCTGAAACAACCCACTAACGGCACGCACACGACTGTCCGCCCCGCCCCCTCTGGATACGGCCGTTCGCCTTCCCAACATTTGAAGCACCGGCAGGCAGGGCCGGAGCGAAGGGTCAAAGCGTTGACAGTGACCCTGAGCACGTCTTACACTCGATGCCAAGTCGTTTTACCAAAACGATTTGTCAAGCTTTCGAAATTGATTCCCACGACTCCTCACAGAAAGTGAGTAGACAGAGATGTCCACTCGTACATTCACCAGCAGGCTCGCCCTCGGCGGCATCTGCACCGCCGTCGCACTGGCCGCTTCCGCGTGCGGTGCAGGGGGCCCCGCCAACACGTCGGGTGGCGCTGGCCCCAGCACCGTCAATGTTCTCGTCGAGGCCGGTGGCCACGCCGAACTGACAGGCGTCGCCGAACAGTGCAAGAAAGAAACAGGCGTCAGCGCCAATTTCGTCGAGCTGCCTTACGACGGCATGTTTAACAGGCTCTCCAGCGAGTTCTCCTCCGGCAACGTCTCCTTCGACGTGGCCGCCCTGGACTCCGTCTGGCTGCCCAGCTTCAAGAATGCCGTTCAGCCGATCGACGAGATCTTCACCGACGAGGCGAAGAAAGACATCTTCCCGGCCCTGGTCAAGGAAGCAAACGTGGACGGGCACTTCATCGGCCTGCCCGCCTGGACCAACGCCGAGATCATCCTGTACCGCAAAGACCTGTTTGAGGATGCCAAGAACAAGGCGGACTTCAAGGCCAAGTACGGCTACGACCTGGCCGCCCCCACCACGTGGAAGCAGTACCAGGACATCTCCGCGTTCTTCACCAGGGACGGCATGTACGGCACCGACGTCAAGGGCGGTGTGGAAACCGAATGGCTGGCCCACGTCCTGCAGGCCGGCTCGCCCATGGTTCTGGACGCCAACAACAACGTGGTAATCGACAATGCCGCGCACAAGGAAGCACTCGACTTCTATGTCGGCCTTGCCAAGGCTGCTCCCTCCGGCGCCGCACAGGTGGACTGGGCCGCCGCACAAAACCTGTTCAACCAGGGCAAGACCGCGATGACCCGCTTCTGGGCCCACGCTTACCGGCAGATCCCCAAGGACTCACCGGTGGCCGGCAAGGTCGGCACGGCTCCCATGATCGCCGGACCCGCCGGGGTCGGGGCCGTTCCCGGACCCTGGTACCTCAGCGTGCCCAAGGCCACCAAGAACACCGAAGCGGCCAAGAAGTTCGTCAAGTGCGCCTACGACTACAACGACAAGGGCATCGAATCCAGCCTGGGCCTGGCGTCCCGTATCTCCGCCTTCGAGAAGTACCAGGACAAGGCAGGCTACGAGAGCTTCAAACCGTTGATCGAAACCCTCACGGGCAAGGCGACCGCCACCCGCCCGGCCACCGAGAAGTGGCAGCAGATCGTGGACACGGTGCTGGTGCCCATGCTGCAGAAGGCCGTCGCCGGCGGTGACACCGCCACCCTCCTCGCCGACGCCAAAAAGCAGATCGAGGATCTCCTCAAGTAAGACCCCCGCGGCCGGCACCTGACTGACCGGTGCCGGCCGCGGCCCCAACCAGCGGAAGAGAAAACCGTGCGCATCTCCGATCGCCGCTTCGCCTTGTTCCTGATGACCCCGGCGGCGCTGTTCCTAGCCGTCTTCGTGGCCTTCCCGCTGTTCCGCCTGGTGGCGGACAGCTTCTTCAAAATCTCGCCCATCGCCGGCGGATCCCGGGACTTCGTGGGCCTGGACAACTACTTTCGGGCCTTCGCCTCCGAAGCGTTCACCGGTGCCGGATGGCGGACCCTGGCCTACACCCTGGTGGTGGTCACCCTCGAATTCGCCCTCGGGCTGGGCATGGCGCTGCTGTTCACCATGCTGGGCCGCAGTTCCCAAATCTGGCGGACTGTCTTTATGTATCCGCTGATGATCGCCCCGATCGTGGCAGGCCTGCTGTGGAAGTTCCTGATGATCGATAACTTCGGCCTCATCGGAACCCTCCTGCACCAGGCCGGCATCCTGTCCAACCCCAACCAGATCGGCTGGCTGTCCGACCCCGGCATCGTGCTCTACTCGGTGGCCATCCCGGACATCTGGCTCACCACCTCCTTCATGTGCCTGATCCTCTTCGCCGGACTGCAGAACATCCCCGGCGACCTGATCGAAGCAGCACGCCTTGACGGCGCCCGGGCACCGGCCCTGCTGTTCAGGATCATCCTGCCCCTGCTCCGCCCGGTCATCGCCGTCGCCCTGGTCGTCCGCGGAATCGACGCAGCCCGGGCCTTCGACACCATCCTCATCCAAACCAACGGCGGCCCCCAGTCCGCCTCCGAAACCATGAGCCTGCTCATCTACCGCACCATGATCCGCTTCGGCGATCCCGGACTGGCAAGCGCCATGGGCACCATCTACCTGCTGGGAATGCTCGCCGTCGCATTCGTCGCGGTGGCCACCATCTGGCGGCCAGGAAAGGACAACTGATGCGCGTCGCCGAAACAAGTAAGCACGACGGCGGGACCCCGGCCACGGCGGCCACTGCACCATCCGTTCCGGCAGCCGTGATCCCTGCCCGGAAGCGCCGCGGTGCGAACCGGGAAGGCCTGGAAGCCGGCCGCCGCAGCACCCGGACCCTGCTGTGGACCCTCCTCGCAGCGGCGATGGTGCTTTACGGTTTCCCGTTCCTCTACCTGCTCTTCACGTCCTTCAAAACCCCGATCGATACCATCGCGGTACCGCCGACGATCCTCCCCAGGGAATGGACGCTGGAGAACTACGCCAACGCGCTGGGCCGCAACGGAGTCCTCGCCTCCTTCATCAACAGCATCCAGACGGCCATCATCAGCACCGTGCTGTCGCTGCTGTTGGCGGTTCCCGCCGCCTACGGGATCACCAGGTACAAGACGCTTAGCGGCAGGATCTTCATCATGGCCGCCCTGGTCACCCGCATGGTGCCTCCGGTGGCAATCGGCATTCCGCTGGCGTCCATGATGGCAGCCGTGGGCCTCGCCGACACCCCCATCGCGCTGTCCATCGCCCACACCACCATCTCGCTGCCGCTCTCGATCTGGCTGATGTCCAGCTTCTTCGAAGCCGTTCCCAATGACCTGGAGGAGGCGGCCACCGTGGACGGCTGCAGCAGGCTCGGCGCGCTGTGGCGGGTAGTGATCCCGGTGGTCTCGGGCGGCATCGCCGTCACCGCGATCTTCGCCTTCCTGGCCTCCTGGAACGAGTTCCTCTTCGCACTCCTGATGACAGCAATCCGCTCCCAGACCACCCCCGTGGTGATCGCAAACTTCCAGACCCAGTTCGGCCTGGACTGGGGATCCATGACGGCGCTGGCCGCCGTCTACTCCATCCCGGTCATCCTCCTCACCCTTCTCTTGCAGCGCAAGATCGTCGCCGGCATGACACTCGGCGCCGTCAAGGGCTAGCGCCGTCAAGGGCTGGCACAGCCAACGAGTAGCCTACTGATAGCCCCCGAGGGGCATCACCAACCATTAGGACGTGGAAGACAGATGAGCAATAAGAACATCGGCATCAAGGACGTGGCCGTCGCCGCCGGCGTGTCCGTGACCACTGTCTCCCACGTCCTCAACGAGGTCTCCTACGCGCGGGTCAGGCCTGAAACCAGGGACAAAGTCAGGACCGCTGCCGAGCAACTGGGCTACGGGCCCAACCGCCTGGCCCAGGCCCTTCGTACCCAAAGGACCGGCATGCTGGGGTTTGTCAGCGAGGAGATCGCCACCACGCCCCACGCCGGCCGGATCATCCTCGGCGCTGACGAGGCCGCCAAAGCCCGAGGGTACAACCTCATGATCATCAACACCTCCGGCTCGGCCAGCCTGGAGTCCCGTCAGGCCGATGTTCAGGCCCTCCTGGACCGGCGGGTCGACGGCATCCTCTACGCCACCATGTACCACCGCGACGTGGAACTGCCGGCCAACCTCGGCAGCGTGCCCTCCGTCCTGGTCGACTCGGTGGCCAGTGGCGGAAGCATCACATCCGTGATCCCGGACGAAGAAGGTGGCGCACGCGCCGCCGTGAGCGCGCTCCTCGAAGCGGGCCACACCCGGTTGGGGTTCATCAACAACACCCATGATGTCCCCGCAACCCGACAGCGGCTCCAGGCCTTCCGGGCCACGCTGACCGAAGCAGGGCTCAACGGCGACGCGGCACCTGTCGAGTCCGAGGTTTCGGAGGTGCAGGGCGGCTACGAAGCGGCCCTACGGATCCTGGGACGCAAGGACCGCCCCACCGGCCTCTTCTGCTACAACGACCGGATGGCGATGGGCGCCTACCGTGCCGCTGCCGAACTGGGACTGGCCATCCCCGCGGACCTTTCCGTGGTGGGCTTCGATGACCAGGAACTGATCGCCGCCAACCTCCACCCGGGCCTCACCACCGTGGCCCTGCCGCATTACGAGATGGGCGCCTGGGCCACCGAGCACCTGATCGACGCCGTCGAGGGGAAAACCGACCTTTCCCTGATGGCACTTCACCCGACCATTCTGGGTTGCCCCCTCGTGCGCCGCGATTCCATTGCCGCTCCGCCGCAATAACACCCAGACCCTTCAACTCCCAAGAGGAATGTCAGATATGTCCAGTCGCCTTGATGCCGCACGCCCGGAAACAGCCCCGGCAGAAACCTCCAGGTTCCGGCCTGCCATCCATTTCACGGCAAAGGACACCTGGCTGAACGACCCCAACGGCCTGGTCTTCCATAACGGCCTGTACCACCTCTTCTTCCAGAACAACCCGTACGGCAACGTCTGGGGCAACATGTCCTGGGGCCACGCCACCTCCCGCGATTTGCTGCACTGGACCGAACACCCCGTTGCCATTGCCTGCGACGAAACAGAGGACATCTTCTCCGGGAGCGTCGTCGTCGACCACGGCAACACGTCCGGCTTCGGCGCACCGGACTCACCCGCACTGGTGGCAATCTACACCAGTGCCTACAAAGCCGCCTCCGAACACCACGGCACGCAAGCCCAATCCCTGGCCTACAGCGCAGACGCAGGAATGACGTGGCAGAAATACGCAGGAAACCCCGTCCTCACCAGAAACTCAGCGCACTTCCGCGATCCCAAAGTCTTCCGCTACCAAGGGGACCAGGGTGCCTACTGGGTCATGGTCGCCGTCGAAGCGCAACACCAAAAAGTTGTTCTCTACCGTTCCGAAGACCTCAAATCCTGGGACTTCCTGAGTGACTTCGGCCCGGCCAACGCCGACGCAGGCGAATGGGAGTGCCCCGATCTGTTTCCCCTGGCCGTAGACGGGGACCCGGACAATGTTAAATGGGTGCTGATCGTCAACATCAACCCTGGTGCAGTGGCAGGAGGCTCCGGCGGCCAGTACTTCGTAGGGCATTTCGACGGCGCCCGGTTCGTTGCGGATGCCTGCTCGGTCGCGGTGCCGGGCGGGGTCAGCGCCTTGGGTGATTCCGCGGCGGCCGCGGAGGCGCTGCAGCAGTGCCT
Protein-coding regions in this window:
- a CDS encoding RpiB/LacA/LacB family sugar-phosphate isomerase; translated protein: MDKQTGWRIIVGADEAGLQYKDRILKDLQSDPRVASVSDLSIHDGPGTPYPQVGIKAATAILEGRADRAVLICGTGIGMAISANKVRGVRATTVADSFSCERSVLSNDCQVIALGQRVIGLELARRLVSEWLDYKFDSSSPSRQKVALIEDFEACGGPANQ
- a CDS encoding LacI family DNA-binding transcriptional regulator, which produces MKVRRRPSIRDIADAAGVSPATVSLALNNVRGARIADATRLKVEKIAAELGYAPNGLAQALRTNRSHTLALISEEIATVPYAGRLIRGAQEAASKHGWIMLIMSTGGAKDVEEREIEAVWRHQVDGVIYADTAHRFLEIPEALNGKPVFLANAEATQGDFWSVFPDEIQGGYIATRELIDAGHRGIGFVSTAMDIPARSGRLQGYRTALEESGIRFDPNLVIEEASSFAEDGYRGTLSLFSRKKRPTAIFCFNDRMAMGAYRAAAELGLLIPRDLSVVGFDNQEIVAEALSPQLTTVALPYYEMGAMAVEAAIAELQDGPTGKNPGAIPNTLIKRDSVALVR
- a CDS encoding ABC transporter substrate-binding protein; the protein is MSTRTFTSRLALGGICTAVALAASACGAGGPANTSGGAGPSTVNVLVEAGGHAELTGVAEQCKKETGVSANFVELPYDGMFNRLSSEFSSGNVSFDVAALDSVWLPSFKNAVQPIDEIFTDEAKKDIFPALVKEANVDGHFIGLPAWTNAEIILYRKDLFEDAKNKADFKAKYGYDLAAPTTWKQYQDISAFFTRDGMYGTDVKGGVETEWLAHVLQAGSPMVLDANNNVVIDNAAHKEALDFYVGLAKAAPSGAAQVDWAAAQNLFNQGKTAMTRFWAHAYRQIPKDSPVAGKVGTAPMIAGPAGVGAVPGPWYLSVPKATKNTEAAKKFVKCAYDYNDKGIESSLGLASRISAFEKYQDKAGYESFKPLIETLTGKATATRPATEKWQQIVDTVLVPMLQKAVAGGDTATLLADAKKQIEDLLK
- a CDS encoding carbohydrate ABC transporter permease, producing MRISDRRFALFLMTPAALFLAVFVAFPLFRLVADSFFKISPIAGGSRDFVGLDNYFRAFASEAFTGAGWRTLAYTLVVVTLEFALGLGMALLFTMLGRSSQIWRTVFMYPLMIAPIVAGLLWKFLMIDNFGLIGTLLHQAGILSNPNQIGWLSDPGIVLYSVAIPDIWLTTSFMCLILFAGLQNIPGDLIEAARLDGARAPALLFRIILPLLRPVIAVALVVRGIDAARAFDTILIQTNGGPQSASETMSLLIYRTMIRFGDPGLASAMGTIYLLGMLAVAFVAVATIWRPGKDN
- a CDS encoding carbohydrate ABC transporter permease, whose protein sequence is MRVAETSKHDGGTPATAATAPSVPAAVIPARKRRGANREGLEAGRRSTRTLLWTLLAAAMVLYGFPFLYLLFTSFKTPIDTIAVPPTILPREWTLENYANALGRNGVLASFINSIQTAIISTVLSLLLAVPAAYGITRYKTLSGRIFIMAALVTRMVPPVAIGIPLASMMAAVGLADTPIALSIAHTTISLPLSIWLMSSFFEAVPNDLEEAATVDGCSRLGALWRVVIPVVSGGIAVTAIFAFLASWNEFLFALLMTAIRSQTTPVVIANFQTQFGLDWGSMTALAAVYSIPVILLTLLLQRKIVAGMTLGAVKG
- a CDS encoding LacI family DNA-binding transcriptional regulator, with protein sequence MSNKNIGIKDVAVAAGVSVTTVSHVLNEVSYARVRPETRDKVRTAAEQLGYGPNRLAQALRTQRTGMLGFVSEEIATTPHAGRIILGADEAAKARGYNLMIINTSGSASLESRQADVQALLDRRVDGILYATMYHRDVELPANLGSVPSVLVDSVASGGSITSVIPDEEGGARAAVSALLEAGHTRLGFINNTHDVPATRQRLQAFRATLTEAGLNGDAAPVESEVSEVQGGYEAALRILGRKDRPTGLFCYNDRMAMGAYRAAAELGLAIPADLSVVGFDDQELIAANLHPGLTTVALPHYEMGAWATEHLIDAVEGKTDLSLMALHPTILGCPLVRRDSIAAPPQ
- a CDS encoding glycoside hydrolase family 32 protein — its product is MSSRLDAARPETAPAETSRFRPAIHFTAKDTWLNDPNGLVFHNGLYHLFFQNNPYGNVWGNMSWGHATSRDLLHWTEHPVAIACDETEDIFSGSVVVDHGNTSGFGAPDSPALVAIYTSAYKAASEHHGTQAQSLAYSADAGMTWQKYAGNPVLTRNSAHFRDPKVFRYQGDQGAYWVMVAVEAQHQKVVLYRSEDLKSWDFLSDFGPANADAGEWECPDLFPLAVDGDPDNVKWVLIVNINPGAVAGGSGGQYFVGHFDGARFVADACSVAVPGGVSALGDSAAAAEALQQCLWLDWGRDCYASVSFSNVPDGRRIIMGWMNNWDYANQLPTTPWRSSMTLAREVRLTAVTGSTRLIQQPVLAGPGGEDLDAVRSPVHSGSFELQDSAFRLPEAVPGRAQIIAAEILPAGAERVTFHLFGNDDGSAGTVLSYNAATAELILDRQRSGDISFHGKFASVESAPLVLEDGALKLQIIIDHCSIEVFAQDGKVVLTDLVFPEQGSVANHLAVTGGPSTIQTLTVTALS